TTCTTTCCAAATTCCTTCATAAGCCAAGTTTTCCCCACTTGTCTTGCCCCTTGTATAATCAAAGGTTTCCTATTTTTCTTATTTTTCCATTCATAAAGATTTTCAATAGCAATTCTATACATAAAACACCTCTTTTTATAACTTTATGTATGAAATATAGCATATTTCAACAAAAATTACAATGAAAAAATGTAGATATTATACACTTTTTACAACGAAAAATGTAAATATACAACAAAAATTACAACAGCATTCTCAAAAACTTGTAAAAATTATTTCAAAAAATCTTATCAAATCAAGTTTACGATAAACCCATTATTTTAATAAAAGAAAAATCTCAAAATCATTCCCAACAAACTTACTCCACCTCAAAAACCGCCATATACGGCAAATGATCCGACAACTTAGTCCAATCCCTTGAATCATCATTAATATAAAAACTCTTTTTCACTTTGTAATCTGCACCCTTTTTCACCATCACATAATCAATTCTAGCCGTTTCAAGTTCCCTATTTTCTGAGTTATTATTATTTTCCAAATCTTTACCCTCAAAATAGCTGTCATTCCAATCTTTCCTAATTTTCGCATAATATTCTGTCGTTGGTAAAAGATTAAAATCTCCACACAAAAACTTCACATCGCCCTTAAATCCCTCAATTGCAGTAAACAAATCATCCAATTCCTCATTTTTATTGTCCAAACTGTTATCAAGATGTGTATTCACAACTAAAATTTTCTTTTTAAATTTTGAAGTATTCAATCTAGCCGCCAAAACTTGCCTTTTTTCCTTGCTTTTTCCAGGTAACTGATGAATGTAAATATTTTTCACATCATACTTTGAAATAAACGCAATTCCAAACTCACCTTTATCAAAATCCATTGTTTTCTGAAAATAATGATAATGATAACCCAATTCCTGTGCCATTTCCTGTACAATATCCCGAAATTTGCTTCTTTTTGTATTTCTATCAACTTCCTGAAGTCCGATAAAATCTGGATTATACTTTTTTAAGCTCCGAGCAAGTTCCCTTCCATTGGTAAGTCTTGCCCCAAAAATATTGTATGTTATAATTCTAAATTCCATTTTTGTTTCCTATCTTTTTTATTTTATCTGTAAAAAAATTAATTTTTCTTTGATTAAAATCATTTATTCATAACTTTGATTTTTATCTTTTCCATCTCCATTAGGAAGCACTTCAAATGTATTATAATCCGCACCTTCTAAAATTTTTCCCTTAAAATAAATGTTTTTATCGTCTTTTATAAATTTTTTATTCAAGAATTTGACTTTATCCTTATTAATTCCTTCTATTTTATGAATTTCGTAACTTATACTTGCATCTGTACCAAGACAGTCTGATTGTATTATTTCTATATAATACACATTATATTTATCTTTCCCATAAAACGAACTGTATTCTATTTTTTCTGATAAAAATTCAAATGTTTCAGGATCTTTAATTTTTCCATCCTTCCAAAATCCTAAACTACGACTCCCACTATAAACACTATTTTTATCTTTTGCATATTCTTTATTTAAAACTTTAAAACTTACAATATCAGCAAGAATTATTTTTCTATTTTTATAATAAATTTCGTTATCATTTCTCCAATAATTCCATCCCAATTTCTCAAAATTTTTAATTTTTAATTTTTTTATTTTTTTACCCCTATAATAAACATTCTTATCATCTTTCAAAAGATTATCTCCTATCAACTCAGCAGTTTTCGGATTTGCTCCTTTTAAAATTTTACTTTCATAATAAACCTTATCTTTATCTATCGAATAATATTCTCCTATAATTTGTGCAACATCTCCAAATCCCACATTTGCCAAAACTAGAAATAACAATACTTTTAAGATATTTTTCTTCACATATTCTCCTTTCGATTCAAATTCAATTTTATAAATTTCTTTTCAAACAAAAATTACAATAAAAATATCTCACTCCCAAACATCATCTTTCATATCCGCTTTCCTCATCCCCGAAACAAACCTATTTCCTTTCACAAAAAATCTCAACTTTTTCTCAGTCCAAACACCTTTATTCGGAACTCCAATTCTCGCAGAAACACCTATTTTCTTAGGAATTTTAGCATTTTCAAAATCAAGATACAAATATTTCTCATCTATTTTAGAAATATCATATTTAATTTTAAAATTTTTATTCTCTAATTTTTCAGAAAATTTTTCAATTTCAAACATATTTTCCTCAACAATCTGAATTTCCGTCTTATAAAATCTGTCGTCAATTCCAAACGCCTTTGTAAATTTTCCTGGACCATTACTCACTAAAATTCCACATTTTCCACGATTTTCTTCCATTCTTTCAACATTCAAAATTGGCTCTATAGCTCTAATTAACACACTTTGCGGATTTCCTTTCTCACAAGTCACAATATTTAACATTTTATGAGAGTGTATCGAGTGAATATAAACAGTTCCAGCTTTTTCAAACAATGCTTCTACTTTTGGAGTCCGTTTTTTCCCATAACCGTGAGCCGCTCTGTCAAATTCACCCAAATACGCCTCTGTTTCAACAATGTATCCAGCAAATATCTCATTTTCACTTTTTGAAATCAAAATTTTCCCAAGTAACTCCTTTGCTACCGTAATCGTGTCTTTCTTGTAAAATTTCTCTATTTCTTCAAAAATCATTTTTTCTCTTCCTTTTTCTATATTTCC
This genomic stretch from Leptotrichia sp. oral taxon 218 harbors:
- a CDS encoding endonuclease/exonuclease/phosphatase family protein — protein: MEFRIITYNIFGARLTNGRELARSLKKYNPDFIGLQEVDRNTKRSKFRDIVQEMAQELGYHYHYFQKTMDFDKGEFGIAFISKYDVKNIYIHQLPGKSKEKRQVLAARLNTSKFKKKILVVNTHLDNSLDNKNEELDDLFTAIEGFKGDVKFLCGDFNLLPTTEYYAKIRKDWNDSYFEGKDLENNNNSENRELETARIDYVMVKKGADYKVKKSFYINDDSRDWTKLSDHLPYMAVFEVE
- a CDS encoding DKNYY domain-containing protein, with product MKKNILKVLLFLVLANVGFGDVAQIIGEYYSIDKDKVYYESKILKGANPKTAELIGDNLLKDDKNVYYRGKKIKKLKIKNFEKLGWNYWRNDNEIYYKNRKIILADIVSFKVLNKEYAKDKNSVYSGSRSLGFWKDGKIKDPETFEFLSEKIEYSSFYGKDKYNVYYIEIIQSDCLGTDASISYEIHKIEGINKDKVKFLNKKFIKDDKNIYFKGKILEGADYNTFEVLPNGDGKDKNQSYE
- a CDS encoding DNA-3-methyladenine glycosylase; translated protein: MIFEEIEKFYKKDTITVAKELLGKILISKSENEIFAGYIVETEAYLGEFDRAAHGYGKKRTPKVEALFEKAGTVYIHSIHSHKMLNIVTCEKGNPQSVLIRAIEPILNVERMEENRGKCGILVSNGPGKFTKAFGIDDRFYKTEIQIVEENMFEIEKFSEKLENKNFKIKYDISKIDEKYLYLDFENAKIPKKIGVSARIGVPNKGVWTEKKLRFFVKGNRFVSGMRKADMKDDVWE